The Arthrobacter sp. PM3 genome contains the following window.
GTGGCGCTCGAATCCCTGCGCCGGGTACGCGGGCTCAGCCTGGCGCAGGCGCTGGAGCAGGAATACCGCGTCGGCGTGCATTTCCTCGCCGGCCCGGATTTCCGCGAAGGGATCCGGGCCCAGGTGGTGGACAAGGACCGCAGCCCCCGTTGGAAGCCCGCCACCCTGGCGGAGGTCACCGGCGACGACGTCGCGGGCTACTTCGCCCCGCTCGGCGGCCGCGAACTGAGGCTCTCTCCGCGGGAGAGGGACGAGGAAAAGGACCAGGAGAAGGACAATGTCTGAAGCAGCATCCTCGGCACCGGCGCCGGCCGAAACAGGCACCATCGCGTTCCTGGGCCTCGGCCACATGGGCGGCCCGATGGCCGTCAACCTGGTCAGAGCCGGCTATGCGGTGACCGGTTTCGACGTCGTGCCCGCCGCGCTGGACGCCGCCCGGGAGCACGGCATCCCGACCGCCGGGACGGCCGCCGAAGCCGCGGCGGGCGCCGGCGTCGTGCTGACCATGCTGCCCAGCGGCCGGCACCTCCTGGACGCCTACCGCGGCACCGACGGTGCCCCCGGCCTGCTGGAGGTGGCCGCCCCGGGGACCATGTTCCTGGACTGTTCCACGATCAACGTGGACGAGGCGCGCGAGGCCGCGGAACTTGCCGTGGCGGCCGGGCACCGTGCCGTCGACGCCCCGGTGTCCGGCGGAGTCGTCGGGGCCGAGGCAGGCACACTGACGTTCATGGTCGGCGCCCTCCCGGAGGATTTCGAGGCCGTCCGGCCGCTGCTGGACGTCATGGGCAAGCGGGTGGTCCACTGCGGCGCCCACGGCGCCGGGCAGGCGGCCAAGATCTGCAACAACATGATCCTGGGCGTCTCCATGATCGCCGTCAGCGAGGCCTTTGTGCTCGGCGAGAAGCTCGGCCTGACCCACCAGGCGCTGTTCGACGTCGCCTCCGCCGCCTCGGGGCAGTGCTGGGCGCTGACCACCAACTGCCCCGTGCCGGGCCCGGTCCCGGCCAGCCCCGCCAACCGGGACTACCAGCCCGGGTTCGCCGGAGCGCTGATGGCCAAGGACCTCAAGTTGGCCCTCAACGCGCTCCAAAGCACCGGCGTCGCGGCCCGGCTCGGCCCGCTCGCCTCGGAAATTTACGATACGTTTGCCGCGGAGGGTGGTGCCGCCCGGGATTTCTCCGGCATCATCACCGATATCCGTGAAAAGTCGGAACACCAGCCGGAGGAACCCGCATGACCGAACAGTACGCGAACATCCTGGTCGAGCGCCGCGGCCGCGTGGGCCTCGTGACCCTCAACCGGCCCGAAGCCCTGAACGCCCTCAACAAGGCCACCATGGACGAGGTCGTACAGGCCGTCACCGTGATGGACACGGACCCGGACGTGGGGGCCGTGGTGGTGACCGGGTCGGCGAAGGCGTTCGCGGCCGGCGCGGACATCAAGGAAATGCAGTCCAAGGGCTACATGGACATGTACGCGGCGGACTGGTTCCGCGGCTGGGAGGACTTCACCCGGCTC
Protein-coding sequences here:
- the mmsB gene encoding 3-hydroxyisobutyrate dehydrogenase, with the protein product MSEAASSAPAPAETGTIAFLGLGHMGGPMAVNLVRAGYAVTGFDVVPAALDAAREHGIPTAGTAAEAAAGAGVVLTMLPSGRHLLDAYRGTDGAPGLLEVAAPGTMFLDCSTINVDEAREAAELAVAAGHRAVDAPVSGGVVGAEAGTLTFMVGALPEDFEAVRPLLDVMGKRVVHCGAHGAGQAAKICNNMILGVSMIAVSEAFVLGEKLGLTHQALFDVASAASGQCWALTTNCPVPGPVPASPANRDYQPGFAGALMAKDLKLALNALQSTGVAARLGPLASEIYDTFAAEGGAARDFSGIITDIREKSEHQPEEPA